In the genome of Raphanus sativus cultivar WK10039 chromosome 4, ASM80110v3, whole genome shotgun sequence, one region contains:
- the LOC108850810 gene encoding multiple C2 domain and transmembrane region protein 12-like: MAAKKDDFSVKKISPKLGGERGTRNPNGPTSSHDLVEQMEFLYVEVIKAIKNSFVANTCNPIVEITLGNYKSSTKTLTLGPNGEWNQVFAFDKTKGDVLSVTLKDGRRGENGTVIGKQNFKVAADIPFRVPPDARIAPQWYSMGSMELMMSVWFGTQADEVYPRAWFSDASDVSASCVANTRPKLYLAPRLCYVRLTIVSGHDLRSNDVNRTPSVVYVRAVLGGVELYTEVSSGSNPSWNQDLIFVASEPLDETVYISLFDRVNDQQHKPECIGMLQKKLSEMTAVKVPGSAPALFYDIEPPVKVESTLTGGSRRFASRIKMKLATDQAYHVFDECIQYSSDYRAFAKGLWPDLLGKLEIGILGATGLATMKEWRDGRRSTDAYVVAKYGNKWARTRTVVGSFSPKWNEQYSWDVYEKCTTVTFGIFDNRHLVAASSDDRVSDGLIGKVRIPLTWLEWDRVYTCSFPILVLREDGLKKMGELQLAIRCLCLATPYVRATSPFRWMLPKAHYKSPLSMVQTEDLRTQAVCLNCLNLARMDPPLRNDVVLEMLRPANKSFGMRTTKANWERILRVVAKMFNWCVWVNETVRSTTDFRPKIITCVASLAVLFGWWYWILCLAVWPVVPVYLAVISLLEMFRYSREWFNRLVLGVDAHPPPPPLVPVDLNLWGLDSPDLDELDEEFDTFPSSVVDVDVLRMRYDRLRREVGEKVMLLLGDVASQCERLVALSSLFVDGPLAWICFSFVCYVMVVFVYVFWDHVVLFQKFVFVWFVVRWVNFQCFRNDLPSGISNFFRRLPTNEGPMF; encoded by the coding sequence ATGGCTGCCAAAAAAGATGACTTTTCAGTCAAGAAAATCTCTCCAAAGCTCGGTGGAGAAAGAGGAACTCGAAACCCTAACGGCCCAACTTCTTCACACGACCTCGTCGAACAAATGGAGTTCCTTTACGTAGAAGTAATCAAAGCCATCAAAAACTCCTTCGTGGCAAACACATGTAACCCCATCGTGGAAATCACTCTCGGAAACTACAAATCATCCACCAAAACTCTAACACTTGGACCAAACGGGGAGTGGAACCAAGTATTCGCTTTCGACAAAACAAAAGGCGATGTCTTGTCGGTTACGCTAAAAGATGGTCGACGGGGGGAGAACGGTACCGTGATCGGCAAGCAAAACTTTAAGGTGGCCGCTGATATTCCGTTTAGGGTTCCTCCCGATGCGAGAATCGCGCCACAGTGGTACTCAATGGGCAGCATGGAACTGATGATGTCGGTTTGGTTCGGCACGCAAGCCGACGAGGTCTATCCACGAGCATGGTTCTCGGACGCATCTGACGTCAGTGCTAGTTGCGTGGCCAACACGCGACCTAAACTTTACCTAGCTCCGAGGCTCTGTTACGTTAGGCTGACGATCGTTTCGGGTCACGATTTGAGATCAAACGATGTAAACCGGACGCCTTCGGTGGTTTACGTGAGAGCGGTTCTCGGTGGTGTCGAACTATACACAGAGGTTTCTTCCGGTTCCAACCCGTCGTGGAACCAAGATCTCATCTTCGTCGCGTCGGAGCCGTTAGACGAAACTGTCTACATAAGCCTATTCGACAGAGTGAATGATCAACAACACAAGCCCGAGTGCATAGGGATGTTACAGAAGAAGCTCTCTGAGATGACCGCGGTCAAAGTCCCTGGATCCGCACCAGCATTGTTCTACGACATCGAACCGCCGGTTAAGGTGGAATCCACATTAACCGGCGGTTCGAGGCGGTTTGCTAGCAGAATCAAGATGAAACTTGCCACTGATCAAGCGTACCATGTTTTCGACGAATGCATCCAATACTCCAGCGATTACCGAGCTTTCGCCAAAGGGCTATGGCCCGATCTGCTCGGGAAGCTAGAGATTGGGATCTTGGGCGCGACCGGTTTAGCTACGATGAAAGAGTGGAGAGATGGGAGGAGGAGTACCGATGCTTACGTTGTGGCTAAGTACGGGAACAAATGGGCTAGGACTCGAACCGTGGTCGGTAGCTTTTCACCGAAGTGGAACGAACAGTACTCGTGGGATGTTTACGAGAAATGTACCACCGTTACGTTCGGAATCTTCGATAACCGTCACCTCGTTGCTGCGTCTAGTGACGATCGCGTGAGTGATGGTCTGATTGGGAAAGTGAGGATTCCGCTGACGTGGCTAGAGTGGGACAGGGTGTACACTTGTTCGTTTCCGATTCTTGTTCTAAGGGAAGATGGGTTAAAGAAAATGGGCGAGCTTCAGCTCGCGATTCGTTGCCTTTGTCTAGCGACCCCGTACGTGCGAGCCACGTCTCCTTTCAGATGGATGCTACCGAAGGCACACTACAAATCTCCGCTCTCGATGGTTCAGACCGAGGATCTGCGGACGCAGGCTGTTTGTTTGAACTGTTTGAATCTGGCGAGGATGGACCCGCCGTTgagaaacgacgtcgttttggagATGTTGAGGCCGGCGAATAAGAGTTTCGGTATGAGGACAACCAAGGCTAACTGGGAGAGGATTCTTAGAGTCGTCGCTAAGATGTTTAATTGGTGTGTTTGGGTGAACGAAACTGTTAGATCCACGACGGATTTTCGTCCGAAAATCATTACGTGTGTCGCAAGTTTAGCGGTTCTGTTCGGTTGGTGGTACTGGATCTTGTGTCTCGCGGTTTGGCCTGTGGTTCCGGTTTATCTTGCGGTTATATCTCTTCTGGAGATGTTCAGATACTCGAGGGAGTGGTTCAACAGGTTGGTGCTTGGAGTCGAcgctcatcctcctcctcctcctttggTTCCCGTCGATCTGAACCTCTGGGGCCTCGACTCGCCAGACCTAGACGAGTTAGATGAAGAGTTCGACACGTTTCCGTCGTCGGTGGTCGATGTGGACGTTCTTAGGATGAGGTACGATAGGTTGAGGAGGGAGGTGGGGGAGAAAGTGATGTTACTACTCGGTGATGTCGCTTCGCAATGCGAACGGCTTGTCGCGCTCTCGTCGTTGTTTGTTGACGGTCCGCTGGCTTGGATTTGTTTCTCGTTTGTCTGTTATGTGATGGTGGTCTTTGTCTACGTGTTTTGGGATCACGTGGTTCTGTTTCAGAAGTTTGTGTTTGTCTGGTTTGTTGTCCGTTGGGTTAACTTCCAGTGCTTTCGCAACGATTTGCCTAGTGGTATCAGCAACTTCTTTAGAAGATTGCCCACCAATGAAGGTCCCATGTTCTGA